In the Aeromicrobium fastidiosum genome, CGCCGCGTCGGCGGCGCGACCTACCAGGTCCCGATCGAGGTCCGCGCGGTCCGCCAGAACACCCTGGCCCTGCGCTGGCTCGTCAGCTACGCCGGCTCGCGCCGCGAGAAGACGATGGCCGAGCGCCTCATGAACGAGCTCCTCGACGCCAGCAACGGCCTCGGCGGCGCCGTCAAGAAGCGCGAGGACACGCACAAGATGGCCGAGGCCAACAAGGCGTTCGCGCACTACCGCTGGTAAGTCAGCACCACCTCCACCTCTCGCCTGCCCCCTGACCGGGGGGCGGGCGGGGCATCCGCATCAAAGGAAGCGATCACACTCGTGGCAACCGACATCACCACCGACCTCAACCGGGTCCGCAACATCGGCATCATGGCTCACATCGATGCCGGCAAGACCACGACGACCGAGCGCATCCTGTTCTACACCGGCATCAACTACAAGATCGGTGAGGTCCACGACGGCGGCGCCACGATGGACTGGATGGAGCAGGAGCAGGAGCGCGGCATCACGATCACGTCGGCCGCGACGACCTGCTGGTGGAAGGACAACCAGATCAACATCATCGACACCCCCGGGCACGTCGACTTCACCGTCGAGGTCGAGCGCAACCTGCGCGTCCTCGACGGTGCTGTCGCCGTCTTCGACGGTGTCGCCGGCGTCGAGCCGCAGTCCGAGACGGTCTGGCGCCAGGCCGACAAGTACGGCGTCCCGCGCATGTGCTTCGTCAACAAGCTCGACCGCACGGGTGCCAGCTTCGACTACTGCGTCAAGACGATCCGCGAGCGCCTCGGCGCCACGGCCCTCGTCCTGCAGGTCCCGATCGGTGCCGAGGGCGACTTCATCGGCGTCGTCGACCTGATCGGCAACCGCGCGCTGGTCTGGCGCGGCGAGACCGCGATCGGCGAGGACTACACGATCGAGGAGATCCCCGCCGATCTCGCCGACGAGGCCGCCGCCGCCCGCACCGAGATGATCGAGACCCTGGCCGACCAGGACGACGAGTTCGCCGAGGCCTACCTCGACGGTGCCGAGATCACCCCCGAGCTGCTCAAGCCGGCCATCCGCCGCGCGACGCTGGCCGCCAAGCTCAACCCCGTGCTGTGCGGCACGGCGTTCAAGAACAAGGGCGTCCAGCCCCTGCTCGACGCCGTCATCGACTTCCTGCCCTCGCCGATCGACGTCGGAGCCATCACGGGCCTCGATCCCCGCGACGAGACCAAGACCGACACCCGCGAGCCCAACGAGAGCGAGCCGTTCGCGGCCCTCGCGTTCAAGATCGCGTCCGACCCGCACCTGGGCAAGCTGACCTACCTGCGCGTCTACTCCGGCCGCCTCGAGTCCGGCTCCACGGTCATCAACGTGACCAAGGGCCGCAAGGAGCGCATCGGCAAGATCTACCAGATGCACGCCAACAAGCGCGCCGAGATCGCATCGGTCGGCGCCGGCCAGATCGTCGCCGTCATGGGTCTGAAGGACACCACGACCGGCGAGACGCTGGCCGACCCGCAGAAGCAGATCGTCCTCGAGTCGATGACGTTCCCCGCGCCGGTCATCCAGGTGGCCATCGAGCCCAAGACCAAGAGCGACCAGGAGAAGCTGGGCACCGCGATCCAGCGCCTCGCCGAGGAGGACCCGACGTTCCAGGTCCACACCGACGAGGAGACCGGCCAGACGATCATCGCCGGCATGGGCGAGCTGCACCTCGACATCCTCGTCGACCGCATGAAGCGCGAGTTCAACGTCGAGGCCAACGTCGGCAAGCCGCAGGTCGCGTACCGCGAGACCATCAAGCGCAAGGTCGAGAACGTCAGCTACACCCACAAGAAGCAGACGGGTGGCTCGGGCCAGTTCGCCAAGGTCATCATCTCGATCGAGCCCACGGGCCCCCTCGCCGGCGGCGAGGGCGGATACGAGTTCGACAATGCCGTCTCCGGTGGCCGCGTGCCCCGCGAGTACATCCCCTCCGTCGACCAGGGTGCGCAGGACGCCATGCAGTTCGGTGTCCTCGCCGGCTACCAGATGGTCGACGTCAAGGTCACCCTGGAGGACGGCGCGTACCACGACGTCGACTCCTCGGAGCTCGCCTTCAAGCTCGCCGGTTCCATGGCGTTCAAGGAAGCGGCTCGCAAGGCCGATCCGGTGATCCTCGAGCCCGTGTTCGCGGTCGAGGTCACCACGCCCGAGGACTACATGGGCGACGTGATCGGCGACCTCAACTCCCGCCGTGGCCAGGTTCAGGCCATGGAGGAAGGAATGGGCGGCGTCAAGATCGTCAAGGCGATCGTCCCCCTTTCCGAGATGTTCGGGTATGTGGGCGACCTGAGGTCGAAGACCTCGGGCCGTGCGTCATACTCGATGCAGTTCGACTCCTACGCGGAGGTTCCCAAGAACGTCGCGGAAGAGATCATCAAAAAGGCCCGCGGCGAGTAACAGCGGACCATCTCATAAGATGGCCTGAGGTACTCGTGCCGCGAGTATCCGACGGCGTTCAACAGCAACCAATTCGAAGAAGGAGCCCCACGTGGCTAAGGCGAAGTTCGAGCGGACCAAGCCGCACATGAACATCGGCACCATCGGTCACATCGACCACGGTAAGACGACTCTTACCGCGGCGATCACCAAGGTGCTGCACGACAAGTACCCCGATCTGAACGAGGCCTCGGCCTTCGATCAGATCGACAAGGCGCCTGAAGAGAAGCAGCGCGGCATCACGATCTCGATCTCGCACGTCGAGTACCAGACCGAGAACCGCCACTACGCGCACGTCGACTGCCCGGGTCACGCCGACTATGTCAAGAACATGATCACCGGCGCGGCTCAGATGGACGGCGCGATCCTCGTGGTCGCCGCGACTGACGGCCCCATGCCCCAGACGCGTGAGCACGTGCTGCTCGCCAAGCAGGTCGGCGTGCCGGCCATGGTCGTCGCGCTCAACAAGTGCGACATGGTCGACGACGAGGAGATCCTGGAGCTCGTCGAGCTCGAGGTCCGTGAGCTCCTGAGCGATCAGGACTTCGACGGCGACAACGTCCCCGTCGTCAAGGTGGCGGCCGTCCCGGCCCTCGCCGGCGACGCCAAGTGGGGCGAGTCGGTCCTCGAGCTCATGCAGGCTGTCGACGACTACATCCCGATGCCCCCGCGTGAGACGGACAAGCCGTTCCTCATGCCGGTCGAGGACGTCTTCACGATCACCGGTCGTGGAACCGTCATCACGGGCCGTATCGAGCGCGGCATCGTCAAGGTGACCGACACCGTCGACATCATCGGCATCCGCGAGACCAAGCAGACCACCACGGTCACCGGTATCGAGATGTTCCGCAAGCTGCTCGACGAGGGTCAGGCCGGCGAGAACGTCGGACTGCTTCTGCGCGGTACCAAGCGCGAGGACGTCGAGCGCGGCATGGTCATCATCGCGCCCGGTTCCACGACTCCCCACACGGAGTTCGAGGGTCAGGTCTACATCCTGTCGAAGGAGGAGGGTGGCCGTCACACGCCGTTCTTCAACAACTACCGTCCGCAGTTCTACTTCCGCACGACGGACGTCACCGGCGTCGTCACGCTGCCCGAGGGCACCGAGATGGTCATGCCCGGCGACAACACCGAGATGAGCGTCGAGCTCATCCAGCCCATCGCCATGGAGGACGGACTCCGGTTCGCCATCCGTGAGGGTGGACGCACGGTCGGTGCAGGCCGCGTCACGAAGATCAACAAGTAAGGTTCTCGGACCTCACTGGCAAGGGCCCCATCCCGCTTCGGCGGGGTGGGGCCCTTCGCTGTTCCGGCACAGGTCCCGTCTACGGACGGTGCACACGCGTCCGCCCGCGTCCTCGGGCGGTGCACCGGCGTCCACGACGGCCGGCAAGCCGGACGCCGGCGCACCGGCTACGCGTCAGGGTGGACGCCGGCGCACCGCCGTCTGTCGGGAGTGGGTCCCAGTCGCGTCCTTTTGGCGGACACGCCGTGGCGGATTACGCAACACATCACTAACCTAATTCGCATGGGACATGATCACTCGCACGGCACTGGTGTGCAGCACCGTGGCCGGCTCGCGCTCGTACTCGCGCTCTCACTCACAGTTCTCGTCGTGGAGGCGGTCGTCGCAGCGCTCACCGGCAGCCTGGCGCTGCTGGCCGACGCGGGCCACATGCTCGGTGACTCCTTCGGACTCGTGATGGCCCTGGCCGCGATCACGGTGGCGCAGCGCGGGGGAGCAGCTGGATCTCGACGCAGCTTCGGCTACCAACGCACCGAGATCCTGGCAGCGGGGCTCAACGGACTCATCCTGCTGGGCCTGGCCGGGTGGATCGCGATCAGCGCGGTTCGCCGATTCGGTGACTCGCCCGAGCTCGATGGCGGGCTCGTGCTGGCCGCAGGTGCCGTTGGCCTGGCCGTCAACATCGTCGGGCTCCTGCTGTTGCGATCCGGCGCGGAGGAGAGCCTGAACGTGCGCGGTGCATACCTCGAGGTGCTGGGCGACGCGCTCGGCTCGGTCGCGGTCCTGGTGTCAGCGACCGTCATCCTGACGCTCCAGTGGTATCCGGCCGATGCAGTCGCCTCCCTCGTGATCGCCGCGATGATCGTGCCCCGGGCCGTGTCGCTGCTGAAGGACGTCGTGGAGGTGCTGCTCGAGTCGACCCCGGACCACGTCGACCTCGACGATCTGCGTGCCCACATCGTCGGCACCCCAGGCGTCAAGGAGGTCCACGACCTGCACGTCTGGACCATCACGTCCGGCATGCCGATCATGAGCGCGCACGTCGTGGTCGATGACGATGTCACCGGCATGGACGAGGCGCACGCCGTGCTCGACCGGCTGCGTGGATGCCTCGCCGAGCACTTCGACGTCGAGCACTCGACCTTCCAGATCGAGCCGGCAGGGCATCTCGACTCCGAGCACCACGTCCACCACTGAGGCGCAGGCGTCCCCGCACATGGCGACGGCCCGCCGCCTGGTGGCGACGGGCCGTGCGTGCAGCAGGTGAGTGAGTGCTCAGGACGTCGGCAGGTCCACCGAGAAGATCTTCTCGGGGATCTCCTTGTCCTGGCCGATGATCTTGGCGGCACCGCGCTTGTACTGGAACTGATAGGCGTCGGCGCGGGTGTTGATCTGGAAGGCGACCCAGCCGGTCGTCTGCTCGCCGGCGCTGGCCTCCTCCCACGGGGTGAAGCCGGCTGCCGACATGTCGTCGTCGATGATGCCGGTCGTCGTGCCGCCGAGCTCTCCGCCGGAGTAGAGAGTGAACCCGCCCTGGATGCCACCGCTGTACTTGTCACCCGCGGTGGTGTCGAGCTGGACGAGCACCCACTCGCCGCCGCCCTCGGGAATGTTGGTCTTGGAGGGCGCCTGGAAGTCGCGCACCAGCTTGGTGATCTTGATGGTGTTGCCAAACTCCTCGTCCGTGATGGTCTGGTCGACCGCGATCTCGGTCTGTGCGGCCGCCGGCGACTCGGTCGTCTCCTCCGGTGTCGGGGACGACGTGGAGGCCGTGGTGTCAGGAGCAGTGGCACCGGAGTCGCCGTCGCTGCTGTCGGAGCCGCCGCAGGCGGACAGGCTGAGCAGCAGTGCTGCTGCGGCAGAGGCGGCCGGGACACGCAAGGATGAGAGACGCATGGAGATCCTTCGTTCGCAGGGCGCACAGGGTCCTTTCCCCGTGCAGGACGTTGACAGACTCTCACCTCGGAGCCCAGCGGGCTCTGCAGGGGGCGGACGCGAGCGCGTCGCTCGTCCATGGTGAGAGCCGATTTGTGTTTACCGCAGGCCGTCTGTCAGAATAGTTCGGTTGCTCCGGCTCGATCGCTGGGGTGCTGTGCGTCCGGCCTCTCACGCCGATCACGATGCTGGCACCGAACCTGAGATCGAGCTTGTCCCGCCCCCTTTCCACGACGGGGAGGTGCGGGTCCAACCACCTAACTCGACACGTGTGTGACGCATGCCTTTTCTACGGCCGCGACACGCCCGACCTCGGGGGTCGGCGGTGGGGAGGAGCCTTTCTCCCTCGATCCGGGGCGAGACTGCGAAGCGAACGAACGTAAAGGACAAGCGAGAGCATGGCGGGACAAAAAATCCGTATCCGGCTCAAGGCCTACGACCACGAGGTCATTGACTCGTCGGCGCGCAAGATCGTCGACACGGTGACGCGCACGGGTGCCAAGGTCGCAGGACCGGTGCCGTTGCCCACCGAGAAGAACGTGTTCTGTGTGATCCGTTCGCCGCACAAGTACAAGGACAGCCGCGAGCACTTCGAGATGCGCACGCACAAGCGCCTCATCGACATCATTGACCCGACGCCGAAGACGGTCGACTCGCTCATGCGACTCGACCTGCCTGCCGGCGTCGACATCGAGATCAAGCTCTGAGGGGAGCCAGCGACCAATGAGCGACACCAGCACTGCAACCACGCGCGGCCTCCTCGGCCGCAAGCTCGGCATGACCCAGGTCTGGGATGCCGACAACAAGTTGATCCCCGTCACGGTCCTTGCTGCCGACACCAACGTCGTCACGCAGATCCGTACGCGTGAGACCGACGGCTACTCCGCCGTCCAGCTCGGCTTCGGCGAGATCGACGGCCGCAAGGTCAACAAGCCCGTCACGGGTCACTTCGACAAGGCCGGCGTCACGCCGCGTCGTCACGTCGTCGAGATCCGCACCGAGGCCATCGCCGACTACACGCTCGGCCAGGAGGTCTCCCCGGAGATCTTCGCCGCCGGAGACGTCGTCGACGTGACCGCCACCAGCAAGGGCAAGGGCTTCGCCGGCGTCATGAAGCGTCACGGCTTCCACGGCGTCGGTGCCTCCCACGGCGCCCACCGCAACCACCGCAAGCCCGGCTCGATCGGTGGCTGCGCCACCCCGGGTCGTGTCTTCAAGGGCATGCGCATGGCCGGCCAGATGGGCTCGGAGCAGGTCACCACCCAGAACCTCAAGGTCCACGCGGTCGACATCGACAAGGGCGTCATCCTGATCAAGGGCGCGGTTCCCGGCCCCAAGGGTGCTCTCGTCGTCATCCGCTCTGCAGTGAAGGGAGCCTGACACCATGGTCAACACCATCGATGCTCAGCTGCCCGTCGACATCTTCGACGTCCAGACCAACATCCCGCTGATCCACCAGGTCGTCGTCGCGCAGCTCGCGGCGGCTCGCCAGGGCACGCACAGCACCAAGTCGCGTGGCGAGGTCTCCGGCGGTGGCAAGAAGCCGTACCGCCAGAAGGGCACCGGTCGCGCCCGTCAGGGCTCGATCCGCGCACCCCAGTACAACGGTGGTGGCATCGTGCACGGCCCCAAGCCGCGCGACTACTCGCAGCGCACCAACAAGAAGATGAAGGCCGCCGCCCTGCGCGGTGCTCTCTCGGACCGCGCTCGCACGGGTCGTCTGCACGTCGTCGACAGCATCGTGGGCGGCGACAAGCCGTCGACGAAGGCTGCTCTCGCGACGCTGCTCGAGCTCACCCCACGCCCCCGCGTGCTGATCGTCGTCGATCGTGACGACACCATCACGGCGCTCAGCCTCCGCAACCACGACAGCGCGAACATCCTGACGTTCGACCAGCTCAACACGTACGACGTGCTGAAGGCCGACGACCTGGTGTTCACGCAGGCCGCGTTCGACGCCTTCGTGGCGGCGCGCTCGACCGAGGGTGCCGAGACGGTCTCGCTGAAGGCGCACGCCACGGACGTGTCGAAGAACGACAAGCCCGCCGGTGCCCCCAAGAAGGCCGCCAAGAAGGCTCCTGCCAAGAAGGCCGCTGCAGCCAAGGCCGTCGAGACCCCGTCAGCCAAGGCCGACGAGGCGCCCGCCGCCAAGGCCGACAAGCCTGCCGGCACGGCCACCCAGCCCTACGGTCCCGGCTCGAAGGCGCCCCTCAAGAGCGGCAACGCTCCCAAGGGACACGAGATCAAGGGCAACGAGGACTCGATGAAGTACCACGAGCCCGACGGCCAGTGGTACGAGTCGACCGTCGCCGAGGTCTGGTTCGACTCCGCCGAGACGGCCGAGGCCGCCGGCTTCACGAAGGCAGGTGCCTGATGAGCACGATCTACAAGGACCACCGCGACGTCCTGATCGCCCCGGTGGTCAGCGAGAAGAGCTACGGCCTCCTCGACGACAACAAGTACACGTTCGTGGTGCACCCCGACGCCAACAAGACGGAGATCAAGATCGCCGTCGAGAAGATCTTCGGCGTCAAGGTCACCGCGGTCAACACGCTCAACCGCAAGGGCAAGACCCGTCGCACCAAGTCGGGTCTTGGCAAGCGCAAGGACACGAAGCGAGCAATCGTGAGTGTCGCTGCCGGTCAGAGCATCGACATCTTCTCGACGCCGA is a window encoding:
- the rpsG gene encoding 30S ribosomal protein S7 codes for the protein MPRKGPAPKRVVETDPVYGSQLVTSLINKVLVDGKKQVAQRIVYTALEGTREKSGTDPVITLKRALDNVKPAIEVKSRRVGGATYQVPIEVRAVRQNTLALRWLVSYAGSRREKTMAERLMNELLDASNGLGGAVKKREDTHKMAEANKAFAHYRW
- the fusA gene encoding elongation factor G; amino-acid sequence: MATDITTDLNRVRNIGIMAHIDAGKTTTTERILFYTGINYKIGEVHDGGATMDWMEQEQERGITITSAATTCWWKDNQINIIDTPGHVDFTVEVERNLRVLDGAVAVFDGVAGVEPQSETVWRQADKYGVPRMCFVNKLDRTGASFDYCVKTIRERLGATALVLQVPIGAEGDFIGVVDLIGNRALVWRGETAIGEDYTIEEIPADLADEAAAARTEMIETLADQDDEFAEAYLDGAEITPELLKPAIRRATLAAKLNPVLCGTAFKNKGVQPLLDAVIDFLPSPIDVGAITGLDPRDETKTDTREPNESEPFAALAFKIASDPHLGKLTYLRVYSGRLESGSTVINVTKGRKERIGKIYQMHANKRAEIASVGAGQIVAVMGLKDTTTGETLADPQKQIVLESMTFPAPVIQVAIEPKTKSDQEKLGTAIQRLAEEDPTFQVHTDEETGQTIIAGMGELHLDILVDRMKREFNVEANVGKPQVAYRETIKRKVENVSYTHKKQTGGSGQFAKVIISIEPTGPLAGGEGGYEFDNAVSGGRVPREYIPSVDQGAQDAMQFGVLAGYQMVDVKVTLEDGAYHDVDSSELAFKLAGSMAFKEAARKADPVILEPVFAVEVTTPEDYMGDVIGDLNSRRGQVQAMEEGMGGVKIVKAIVPLSEMFGYVGDLRSKTSGRASYSMQFDSYAEVPKNVAEEIIKKARGE
- the tuf gene encoding elongation factor Tu — translated: MAKAKFERTKPHMNIGTIGHIDHGKTTLTAAITKVLHDKYPDLNEASAFDQIDKAPEEKQRGITISISHVEYQTENRHYAHVDCPGHADYVKNMITGAAQMDGAILVVAATDGPMPQTREHVLLAKQVGVPAMVVALNKCDMVDDEEILELVELEVRELLSDQDFDGDNVPVVKVAAVPALAGDAKWGESVLELMQAVDDYIPMPPRETDKPFLMPVEDVFTITGRGTVITGRIERGIVKVTDTVDIIGIRETKQTTTVTGIEMFRKLLDEGQAGENVGLLLRGTKREDVERGMVIIAPGSTTPHTEFEGQVYILSKEEGGRHTPFFNNYRPQFYFRTTDVTGVVTLPEGTEMVMPGDNTEMSVELIQPIAMEDGLRFAIREGGRTVGAGRVTKINK
- a CDS encoding cation diffusion facilitator family transporter, with translation MGHDHSHGTGVQHRGRLALVLALSLTVLVVEAVVAALTGSLALLADAGHMLGDSFGLVMALAAITVAQRGGAAGSRRSFGYQRTEILAAGLNGLILLGLAGWIAISAVRRFGDSPELDGGLVLAAGAVGLAVNIVGLLLLRSGAEESLNVRGAYLEVLGDALGSVAVLVSATVILTLQWYPADAVASLVIAAMIVPRAVSLLKDVVEVLLESTPDHVDLDDLRAHIVGTPGVKEVHDLHVWTITSGMPIMSAHVVVDDDVTGMDEAHAVLDRLRGCLAEHFDVEHSTFQIEPAGHLDSEHHVHH
- the rpsJ gene encoding 30S ribosomal protein S10 codes for the protein MAGQKIRIRLKAYDHEVIDSSARKIVDTVTRTGAKVAGPVPLPTEKNVFCVIRSPHKYKDSREHFEMRTHKRLIDIIDPTPKTVDSLMRLDLPAGVDIEIKL
- the rplC gene encoding 50S ribosomal protein L3, giving the protein MSDTSTATTRGLLGRKLGMTQVWDADNKLIPVTVLAADTNVVTQIRTRETDGYSAVQLGFGEIDGRKVNKPVTGHFDKAGVTPRRHVVEIRTEAIADYTLGQEVSPEIFAAGDVVDVTATSKGKGFAGVMKRHGFHGVGASHGAHRNHRKPGSIGGCATPGRVFKGMRMAGQMGSEQVTTQNLKVHAVDIDKGVILIKGAVPGPKGALVVIRSAVKGA
- the rplD gene encoding 50S ribosomal protein L4, sunset domain variant yields the protein MVNTIDAQLPVDIFDVQTNIPLIHQVVVAQLAAARQGTHSTKSRGEVSGGGKKPYRQKGTGRARQGSIRAPQYNGGGIVHGPKPRDYSQRTNKKMKAAALRGALSDRARTGRLHVVDSIVGGDKPSTKAALATLLELTPRPRVLIVVDRDDTITALSLRNHDSANILTFDQLNTYDVLKADDLVFTQAAFDAFVAARSTEGAETVSLKAHATDVSKNDKPAGAPKKAAKKAPAKKAAAAKAVETPSAKADEAPAAKADKPAGTATQPYGPGSKAPLKSGNAPKGHEIKGNEDSMKYHEPDGQWYESTVAEVWFDSAETAEAAGFTKAGA
- the rplW gene encoding 50S ribosomal protein L23 encodes the protein MSTIYKDHRDVLIAPVVSEKSYGLLDDNKYTFVVHPDANKTEIKIAVEKIFGVKVTAVNTLNRKGKTRRTKSGLGKRKDTKRAIVSVAAGQSIDIFSTPSA